A genomic window from Sporosarcina sp. Marseille-Q4063 includes:
- a CDS encoding arsenate reductase family protein produces MNLTYYGYPKCSTCRKAKKSLEVYEVPFEEVNIAENPPSEEELRKIIFASELDIKKFFNTSGKVYRELNLKDKLPTMSEDEKIKLLSSNGMLIKRPIVHGDGKTTVGFKEEEFEKVWR; encoded by the coding sequence ATGAATCTGACCTATTACGGATACCCTAAATGCAGTACATGCAGAAAAGCGAAGAAATCGCTAGAGGTATATGAAGTACCCTTTGAAGAAGTGAATATCGCGGAAAACCCGCCGAGCGAGGAAGAACTTCGTAAAATCATTTTCGCATCTGAACTGGACATTAAAAAGTTTTTCAATACGAGCGGAAAAGTATATCGAGAGCTTAACTTAAAAGACAAACTACCGACAATGTCCGAAGATGAAAAAATAAAATTGCTATCATCAAACGGCATGTTGATCAAAAGACCGATTGTTCATGGCGATGGAAAAACAACCGTCGGATTCAAGGAAGAAGAGTTTGAAAAAGTCTGGAGATAA
- a CDS encoding acetyl-CoA C-acetyltransferase translates to MREAVIVAGARTPVGRAKRGSLATVRPDDLGAIAVKETLKRAGGYDGPIDDLIIGCAMPEAEQGMNMARNIGALAALPDTTPAITINRFCSSGLQTIAYGAERIMLGSSKAILAGGAESMSMVPMMGNVVRPNVKLAETAPQYYMGMGHTAEQVATKYGVSREDQDAFAVRSHERAAAAIAAGKFNDGVVPVEVVQRYVDGNGKPAEKKFMFEMDEGVRHGTTTEVLARLRPAFSVTGSVTAGNSSQTSDGAGAVLIMDREVAEAEGLKPIAKFRSFAVGGVPPEVMGIGPIVAVPKALEIAGLSIEDIDLWELNEAFASQSLQVIRHLGLDIDKVNVNGGAIALGHPLGATGSILTIRMLDELKSQNKQFGVVTMCIGGGMGAAGVFELL, encoded by the coding sequence ATGCGTGAAGCAGTAATTGTAGCCGGTGCACGAACGCCGGTCGGAAGAGCGAAAAGAGGTTCGCTTGCAACCGTTCGTCCGGATGATCTAGGAGCGATTGCAGTAAAAGAAACATTAAAACGCGCGGGCGGATACGACGGCCCGATAGATGATTTGATTATTGGTTGCGCAATGCCCGAAGCGGAACAAGGAATGAATATGGCGCGCAATATAGGTGCACTTGCAGCACTTCCAGATACAACACCTGCGATTACCATAAACCGATTTTGTTCATCCGGCTTGCAAACAATTGCCTACGGAGCAGAACGAATCATGCTTGGATCTTCAAAAGCAATCCTTGCAGGCGGGGCAGAATCGATGAGCATGGTTCCAATGATGGGAAATGTCGTGCGTCCGAATGTAAAATTAGCAGAAACAGCGCCCCAATATTATATGGGAATGGGCCATACCGCAGAGCAAGTCGCAACAAAATACGGCGTTAGCCGTGAAGATCAAGATGCATTTGCCGTACGTTCTCATGAAAGAGCAGCAGCGGCGATCGCTGCAGGCAAGTTTAATGATGGGGTTGTTCCAGTAGAAGTTGTTCAGCGCTACGTTGATGGCAATGGGAAACCGGCTGAAAAGAAATTCATGTTTGAAATGGATGAAGGCGTTCGTCACGGTACAACGACTGAAGTACTTGCGCGATTACGCCCTGCATTTTCAGTAACCGGTTCAGTAACTGCAGGTAACTCATCACAAACCTCAGACGGCGCAGGTGCAGTTTTGATCATGGACCGTGAAGTTGCAGAAGCGGAAGGATTGAAACCAATCGCTAAGTTCCGTTCATTCGCAGTTGGCGGCGTTCCACCAGAAGTAATGGGAATCGGCCCAATTGTAGCGGTTCCGAAGGCGCTTGAAATTGCCGGGTTATCCATCGAAGACATCGATTTATGGGAACTAAACGAAGCGTTCGCATCTCAATCGCTTCAAGTTATCCGTCATCTCGGTCTTGATATAGATAAAGTAAATGTGAACGGTGGAGCCATTGCGCTCGGTCATCCACTCGGTGCAACGGGTTCGATCTTAACCATTCGTATGTTGGATGAACTAAAAAGTCAAAACAAGCAATTTGGAGTCGTGACAATGTGCATCGGAGGCGGAATGGGTGCCGCGGGGGTATTCGAATTATTGTAA
- a CDS encoding acyl-CoA dehydrogenase family protein yields MTKSTTANLIKGGAFLIEDIEADRVFTPEDFTEEQKMIAKTTEDYVLNEVVPVIDNLENHEFEHSVRLLKKAGDLGLLGADVPEEYGGLGLDAISSALISEKMSRAGGFSITHGAHVGIGTLPIVLFGTEEQKEKYLPNSVTGDKISAYALTEPGSGSDALGASANAKLNDAGTHYILNGEKQWITNAGFADVFVVYAKVDGDKFSTFIVEKDFPGVSVGAEEKKMGIKSSSTRTLILQDAEVPVENLLGEVGRGHVIAFNILNIGRYKLGVGTVGGSKRTLQLAIQYANGRKQFKTPISSFNLTKEKLATMASRTYAAESLVYRTIGYFEERNSAMTAEERKDGKAIAASIAEYAIECSINKIVGSELLDYVADEAVQLHGGYGFMAEYEVERIYRDSRINRIFEGTNEINRLLVPGTFMRKALKGELPLLEKAQGLQEELLMMMPEEIGDEALAQEKMLVKNAKKIGLLVAGLAAQRFGTKLEQEQEILVNIADIASNVFGMESALLRTEKAIARNGEEKEQQKILYTEVFCQEAFAEIEKDAKEVLLAAVEGDNQRMMLSALRKLTRSNPYNIIAKKREASEKLIDAERYIV; encoded by the coding sequence ATGACTAAATCAACAACGGCAAACTTAATTAAAGGTGGAGCATTCCTTATCGAAGACATCGAAGCAGATCGTGTCTTCACCCCCGAGGATTTTACAGAAGAGCAGAAAATGATTGCGAAAACAACTGAAGATTATGTATTAAATGAAGTTGTGCCTGTCATCGATAATTTAGAAAACCATGAATTTGAGCACTCTGTACGTTTATTGAAAAAAGCAGGTGATTTGGGCCTTCTCGGGGCTGATGTTCCAGAAGAATACGGCGGACTCGGTTTAGACGCCATTTCATCAGCGTTAATTTCTGAAAAAATGTCACGTGCGGGCGGTTTCTCAATCACGCATGGCGCGCATGTCGGCATCGGAACGTTACCAATCGTATTATTTGGCACGGAAGAACAAAAGGAAAAGTACCTTCCAAACTCGGTTACAGGCGATAAAATCTCGGCCTACGCGCTAACTGAACCGGGTTCAGGTTCGGATGCACTGGGTGCTAGCGCAAATGCGAAACTCAATGACGCGGGGACGCATTACATTTTAAACGGTGAAAAACAGTGGATAACGAACGCTGGATTTGCCGACGTTTTCGTTGTTTATGCAAAAGTTGATGGCGACAAATTCTCAACTTTCATCGTTGAAAAAGACTTCCCAGGTGTATCTGTCGGTGCAGAAGAAAAGAAAATGGGGATCAAATCATCTTCTACGCGGACGTTAATTCTTCAAGATGCAGAAGTGCCTGTAGAAAACTTATTGGGCGAAGTTGGGCGCGGCCATGTGATTGCGTTTAACATCTTGAATATCGGCCGTTATAAACTCGGAGTGGGCACAGTCGGCGGTTCAAAACGCACGCTTCAATTGGCGATTCAATATGCAAACGGTCGTAAACAGTTTAAAACGCCCATTTCTTCATTTAATTTAACAAAAGAAAAGCTCGCTACGATGGCATCTCGTACCTATGCGGCGGAAAGTTTGGTCTACCGCACGATCGGATATTTTGAAGAGCGAAATAGTGCCATGACTGCAGAGGAACGTAAAGATGGAAAAGCGATTGCAGCTTCAATCGCAGAGTATGCAATTGAATGTTCTATTAACAAAATTGTTGGTTCAGAACTACTAGATTATGTCGCTGATGAAGCCGTTCAACTTCACGGAGGATATGGTTTCATGGCAGAATACGAAGTCGAACGTATTTACCGCGATTCCCGTATTAACCGAATCTTTGAAGGAACCAACGAAATCAACCGCTTGCTTGTTCCGGGCACTTTCATGAGAAAAGCATTGAAAGGCGAATTGCCGTTACTTGAAAAAGCGCAAGGCCTTCAAGAAGAACTTCTCATGATGATGCCAGAAGAAATCGGCGACGAAGCACTTGCACAAGAGAAAATGCTTGTGAAAAACGCGAAAAAGATCGGACTGTTAGTCGCCGGTCTTGCAGCACAGCGATTCGGTACTAAACTTGAACAAGAGCAAGAGATTCTTGTCAACATCGCTGATATTGCAAGTAATGTATTCGGCATGGAATCGGCACTTCTTCGTACGGAAAAAGCAATTGCCCGTAACGGCGAAGAGAAAGAACAACAGAAAATCCTTTACACGGAAGTATTCTGTCAAGAAGCTTTTGCCGAAATTGAAAAAGACGCCAAAGAAGTCTTGTTGGCAGCGGTTGAAGGCGATAACCAGCGTATGATGTTATCTGCGCTTCGCAAATTAACCCGTTCAAATCCTTACAATATTATCGCGAAAAAACGCGAAGCTTCAGAAAAACTTATTGATGCAGAAAGATATATCGTCTAA
- a CDS encoding C39 family peptidase, translating into MKTVLDVTGKSQFEQDIDKRFRPSACGPVTAHVILGYHFPHNMHAVNDLYRLLGSTKIGLFTWRFIRNMKKLLGQEWTVEKCTIDEVIHEIDNGRPVAAKFDKWFTFRWRGKFAFDYHWVPVVGYEKKGDELFLIVHDNGGRNRDSQLRTISYGNNRSILTFVKIKK; encoded by the coding sequence GTGAAAACCGTACTTGATGTAACTGGGAAATCACAATTTGAACAAGATATTGATAAACGTTTTCGGCCATCTGCATGCGGCCCGGTAACCGCTCATGTGATTCTAGGGTATCATTTCCCTCATAATATGCATGCAGTGAATGATCTGTACCGATTGCTAGGCAGTACAAAAATCGGTTTATTTACTTGGCGTTTCATACGCAATATGAAGAAGCTTCTAGGCCAGGAGTGGACTGTTGAAAAGTGTACAATAGATGAGGTCATTCATGAAATTGATAATGGTCGTCCTGTAGCTGCCAAGTTTGACAAATGGTTTACATTTAGATGGCGCGGAAAATTCGCTTTCGATTATCATTGGGTACCCGTAGTTGGATATGAGAAGAAAGGTGACGAGCTATTTCTTATCGTGCATGATAATGGAGGAAGAAATCGTGATAGTCAATTACGAACAATTTCTTATGGGAATAACAGGTCTATTTTGACGTTTGTTAAAATAAAAAAATAG
- a CDS encoding 5'-3' exonuclease gives MTTEEKPHILIVDGMALLFRSFFATSAMGHFFPNAAGVPTNGVQGFARHSMTAMSLFNPTHMAVCWDMGAHTFRNDLYDGYKANRPAPPEELVPQFDMARSVSELIGWKSYGEPGMEADDLIGSMVTNWEGKAEITIVSGDRDLLQLLRPGVKVALIKKGYSEYDIYTDERFIEEYGITPLQYIDKKAFTGDAADGYPGVKGIGPKTALTLLKQYGSIEGVLDALDELTPARRKRIEEGMEMLHLSRKLAEIHCDLKVSDQIEDLTLPIYDVEKRSLFEKEGYTMIMRHADSLFS, from the coding sequence TTGACTACAGAAGAAAAACCACATATTTTAATCGTCGATGGCATGGCATTATTATTCCGCTCTTTTTTTGCGACATCCGCGATGGGACATTTTTTCCCGAATGCAGCGGGCGTTCCAACGAATGGCGTCCAAGGATTCGCCCGCCATTCTATGACGGCAATGTCCTTATTCAACCCGACTCATATGGCAGTTTGTTGGGACATGGGCGCACACACATTTCGCAACGATTTATATGACGGCTATAAAGCGAATCGCCCGGCACCGCCCGAAGAACTCGTTCCGCAGTTTGACATGGCTAGAAGCGTATCGGAACTCATCGGATGGAAAAGTTACGGCGAACCAGGGATGGAAGCCGACGATTTAATCGGCTCTATGGTAACCAATTGGGAAGGAAAAGCCGAAATAACAATCGTTTCAGGCGACAGAGATCTCCTGCAATTATTGCGACCAGGTGTTAAAGTAGCGCTGATAAAAAAAGGATATAGCGAATACGACATCTACACGGATGAAAGATTCATCGAAGAATACGGCATTACGCCGCTTCAATATATCGATAAAAAAGCATTCACTGGCGACGCGGCCGACGGATACCCAGGCGTCAAAGGAATCGGGCCAAAAACAGCTTTGACATTACTAAAACAATACGGCTCAATTGAAGGCGTTCTAGATGCACTAGACGAATTAACCCCAGCACGAAGAAAACGAATCGAAGAAGGCATGGAAATGCTTCACTTATCCAGAAAACTCGCCGAAATTCATTGCGACTTAAAGGTATCCGATCAAATCGAAGACCTAACATTACCAATTTATGATGTAGAAAAAAGAAGCCTATTTGAAAAAGAAGGCTATACAATGATCATGCGACATGCCGATTCACTATTTTCATGA
- the hutH gene encoding histidine ammonia-lyase produces MITLTGSTLNLEQLRAVLYKESVVSLDEKAIERVKKSRLAVEKIVWEDRTVYGINTGFGKFSDVSIDEKDTKALQLHLIRSHACGVGDSFPEIVSRAMVVLRLNALLKGFSGIRAEVLERFAYMLNHQIHPVIPQQGSLGASGDLAPLAHLALVLLGEGFVWQGTEHVPAIEIWEKHELEPIVLEAKEGLALINGTQAMTAQGVINYLEAESLAVDSEWIAAMTMEALHGITDAFHPAIHEARGYPEQVDVAKRMLDLLEDSQLTTVQGEIRVQDAYSIRCIPQVHGASWQVLNYVKEKLEIEMNAATDNPLIFDDGDTVVSGGNFHGQPIAFAMDFLKIGVAELANISERRIERLVNPQLNEGLPPFLSPEPGLQSGAMILQYSAASLVSENKTLAHPASVDSIPSSGNQEDHVSMGTIGARHAQSIIKNARNVLAIEALCALTSCSIRGKALMASKTRTQFEKLLTVVDPIDEDRIFTPDIVAIEQLLQKNAMN; encoded by the coding sequence ATGATTACATTAACAGGGTCAACACTTAATCTTGAACAATTAAGAGCCGTTTTATATAAAGAATCTGTTGTTTCATTAGACGAAAAAGCGATTGAACGCGTTAAGAAAAGCCGACTTGCAGTTGAGAAAATTGTTTGGGAAGATCGAACCGTTTACGGAATTAATACAGGTTTCGGGAAATTCAGCGATGTCAGCATCGATGAAAAAGATACGAAAGCATTGCAACTTCATCTCATTCGCTCGCATGCTTGCGGAGTAGGGGATTCATTTCCGGAAATCGTTTCTCGCGCAATGGTCGTTTTACGACTAAATGCCTTATTGAAAGGATTTTCAGGAATACGTGCAGAGGTGTTGGAACGTTTCGCATATATGTTGAACCATCAAATCCACCCCGTCATTCCGCAACAAGGTTCGTTGGGGGCGTCGGGTGATTTAGCGCCGCTAGCTCATTTGGCGCTCGTCCTACTTGGAGAAGGCTTCGTTTGGCAAGGAACTGAACATGTTCCAGCAATTGAAATATGGGAAAAGCATGAGTTGGAACCAATTGTGCTAGAAGCGAAAGAAGGGCTTGCGCTTATCAACGGAACGCAAGCAATGACAGCTCAAGGCGTTATTAATTATTTAGAGGCGGAATCACTTGCTGTTGATAGCGAATGGATTGCGGCGATGACAATGGAAGCACTTCACGGGATAACGGATGCCTTCCATCCAGCCATCCACGAAGCGCGCGGGTATCCTGAACAAGTTGATGTAGCAAAGAGAATGCTAGATTTATTGGAAGACAGTCAATTGACGACAGTTCAAGGTGAAATACGTGTGCAAGACGCTTACTCGATTCGGTGTATTCCGCAAGTGCATGGCGCAAGTTGGCAAGTGTTGAATTACGTAAAAGAAAAACTGGAAATCGAAATGAATGCGGCGACGGATAATCCGCTTATTTTCGATGACGGAGATACTGTCGTGTCAGGTGGAAATTTCCATGGGCAACCAATTGCTTTTGCAATGGATTTTCTGAAAATCGGCGTGGCAGAACTCGCAAATATTTCCGAGCGCAGAATTGAACGACTTGTCAACCCACAACTTAATGAAGGATTGCCGCCATTTCTTAGCCCAGAACCGGGTTTACAGTCAGGCGCAATGATTTTACAATATTCCGCGGCAAGCCTGGTTTCGGAAAATAAAACACTCGCTCATCCGGCGTCTGTAGATTCAATTCCATCGTCTGGAAATCAAGAGGACCACGTTTCTATGGGAACGATTGGCGCAAGACACGCCCAGTCAATAATCAAAAACGCCAGAAATGTTCTCGCAATCGAAGCACTTTGCGCATTAACAAGTTGTTCGATTCGGGGTAAAGCGTTAATGGCATCGAAAACACGTACACAGTTTGAAAAATTACTAACTGTCGTCGATCCCATCGATGAAGATCGTATTTTCACACCAGATATCGTTGCGATCGAACAACTACTTCAGAAGAATGCTATGAATTAG
- the hutI gene encoding imidazolonepropionase codes for MKSIVWIKHASQLATLAQKSNGPRIKEAMNELSIIEDGSVWIEDGIIKAVGTTADLERQFNDRAHEADITNATGHLITPGLVDPHTHVAYGGSREREFEMRLEGATYMDIMNAGGGIHATTRMTREATEDELVEQSKKRLDSFLQHGVTTVEGKSGYGLDLENELKQLRVMKRLQQEHPIDLVPTFMGAHAVPTDYKGREEEFVELIIDEMLPAIADEKLAVFNDVFCEVGVFTPEQSERILEAGKKHGLTPKIHADEIQPYGGAELAAKVGAISAEHLLKASDEGIKAMAEAGTIACLLPATALFLREEAAQGRRMIDEGVPVAISTDCNPGSSPTTSMPLVMNLACISMRLTPAEALTAATYNAACAIQMENHTGSLEPGKQGDIVLWNISNYQELQYLFGVNHVKTVWKKGVKVVG; via the coding sequence ATGAAATCAATCGTTTGGATAAAACACGCATCACAACTTGCAACACTTGCTCAAAAATCAAATGGACCGCGAATTAAAGAAGCGATGAATGAATTATCGATTATCGAAGACGGCAGCGTTTGGATAGAAGACGGCATAATAAAAGCAGTCGGGACAACAGCTGACCTTGAAAGACAATTCAATGACCGCGCGCATGAAGCCGATATTACAAACGCAACGGGACATCTCATCACGCCAGGACTCGTCGACCCGCATACGCATGTCGCTTACGGGGGAAGCCGCGAACGTGAATTCGAAATGCGTCTCGAAGGCGCTACGTATATGGACATTATGAATGCGGGCGGCGGAATTCACGCGACAACTCGAATGACGCGAGAAGCGACGGAAGATGAACTTGTCGAGCAATCGAAAAAACGACTGGATTCATTTTTACAACACGGCGTAACGACAGTTGAAGGGAAAAGCGGTTACGGACTCGATTTAGAAAATGAACTAAAACAACTTCGTGTCATGAAACGACTTCAACAGGAACACCCGATAGATCTCGTTCCTACATTTATGGGGGCTCACGCTGTCCCGACAGATTATAAAGGACGCGAAGAAGAATTTGTTGAACTCATTATCGACGAAATGCTTCCAGCCATTGCCGATGAAAAACTGGCTGTCTTCAATGATGTCTTTTGCGAAGTCGGTGTATTTACGCCTGAACAATCGGAACGTATTTTAGAAGCAGGAAAAAAGCACGGTTTAACACCAAAAATTCATGCGGATGAAATCCAGCCATATGGCGGCGCTGAACTGGCTGCAAAAGTGGGCGCGATTTCAGCAGAGCATTTATTAAAAGCATCCGATGAAGGAATAAAAGCGATGGCAGAAGCCGGAACGATTGCATGTTTACTACCGGCAACAGCATTATTTCTACGAGAAGAGGCGGCTCAGGGGCGTAGAATGATTGACGAAGGGGTACCTGTCGCGATTTCGACAGACTGTAATCCGGGATCTTCCCCGACAACATCAATGCCGCTCGTCATGAATTTGGCATGTATTTCAATGAGACTAACACCAGCCGAAGCTTTAACGGCGGCAACCTATAATGCGGCATGCGCAATTCAAATGGAAAATCACACTGGCTCGCTTGAACCAGGAAAGCAAGGCGATATCGTACTATGGAATATTTCAAATTACCAAGAACTGCAATATTTATTCGGCGTCAATCATGTGAAAACCGTCTGGAAAAAAGGCGTAAAAGTAGTTGGCTAA
- the gcvH gene encoding glycine cleavage system protein GcvH yields MNTPKELKYSEEHEWVKDEDGKYRIGITHFAQSELGDIVFVELPEVGDEITADEPFGSVESVKTVSELYAPISGKVVEVNEELEDSPEFVNESPYEQAWMIVVEPSNVSELDALMSAEDYDKMTIE; encoded by the coding sequence ATGAACACACCAAAGGAATTAAAGTATTCAGAAGAACATGAGTGGGTAAAAGATGAAGACGGTAAGTACCGTATTGGAATCACACACTTCGCGCAGTCTGAACTAGGCGACATTGTTTTCGTTGAATTACCTGAAGTTGGCGACGAAATAACTGCGGACGAGCCTTTCGGTAGCGTTGAATCAGTTAAAACAGTTTCCGAGTTATATGCGCCTATTAGCGGAAAAGTAGTTGAAGTGAACGAAGAGCTAGAAGATAGCCCAGAGTTTGTTAACGAATCTCCATACGAACAAGCGTGGATGATTGTTGTTGAACCATCTAATGTATCCGAGTTGGATGCACTTATGTCAGCTGAAGACTATGACAAAATGACAATCGAGTAA
- a CDS encoding 3-hydroxyacyl-CoA dehydrogenase/enoyl-CoA hydratase family protein, with product MAYQIKKAAVLGSGVMGSGIAAHLANIGIPVLLLDIVPKELTDEETAKGLTLEDSQVRNKVAKSALQKLLKQKPAPLTTKNNLSLIKAGNLEDDLDQLKDVDWIVEVIVENLEIKKELYEKVDAVRKPGTIISSNTSGISIEAMKDGRSEDFQKHFLGTHFFNPPRYLKLLEVIPASSTAPEVVDFMVQFGENTLGKGVVIAKDTPNFIANRIGTYGLLVTLREMEERGFSIGEVDSVTGTLIGRPKSATFRTLDVVGLDTFMHVAKNVYDQTEGEEQKVFELPAFMKKMIENGWLGAKTKQGFYVKKDREIQELDPETFEYSKAKKLKTPSIEMAKQQKGLANRVKTLVYAKDRTGEILWNIMAPTLRYSAELHGEIADDIVAIDNAMKWGFGWQQGPFEIWDAIGVSKSAQKMKEDGAEVPAFVQRLLDQNYESFYKEEDGELYFFDGEGYKPVPVNEKVIDLKRYKKKHGVIKKNTGASLIDLGDGIALLEFHSQSNAIGLDIMQMINFAVDEVEKNYKGLVIGNQGRNFCVGANLGLILMEAQDDNIFELDFVVRTFQNAMMKIKYSTKPVVAAPFGMTLGGGAEVCLPAAHIQATTETYMGLVEPGVGLIPGGGGNVGLYSKHLKGLPNGVEVDYQNIANKVFETIAMAKVSTSADEARDNNFLNFADGISVNADHQLHDAKQVALSLFENGYKAPKREKIPVTGESGYATLLLGAEAMFLSGYISEHDLKIAKKLAFVLAGGKVPFGTLVDEQYLLDLEREAFLSLVAEPKSQQRMQHMLIKGKPLRN from the coding sequence GTGGCTTATCAAATTAAAAAAGCAGCAGTTTTAGGTTCAGGTGTGATGGGTTCTGGTATCGCAGCCCATCTCGCTAACATCGGTATCCCTGTACTTTTATTGGATATCGTCCCGAAAGAATTGACAGACGAAGAGACAGCGAAGGGGCTTACTCTAGAAGATAGTCAGGTCCGAAACAAAGTTGCGAAGAGCGCTTTGCAAAAACTACTCAAACAAAAACCAGCTCCGTTAACGACGAAAAACAACTTATCACTTATAAAAGCGGGAAATCTAGAAGATGATCTTGATCAATTGAAAGATGTTGACTGGATTGTTGAAGTAATTGTCGAGAATCTAGAAATTAAAAAAGAACTATACGAAAAAGTGGATGCTGTGCGTAAGCCTGGCACGATTATTTCTTCAAATACATCGGGCATTAGTATCGAAGCGATGAAGGATGGACGTTCAGAGGATTTCCAGAAACATTTCTTAGGAACGCATTTCTTTAATCCGCCGCGTTATTTAAAACTACTAGAAGTGATTCCGGCAAGCTCGACAGCTCCGGAAGTGGTAGATTTCATGGTTCAGTTTGGTGAAAATACATTAGGTAAAGGCGTTGTTATTGCCAAAGATACGCCGAACTTTATTGCGAACCGAATTGGCACATACGGGTTATTAGTAACGCTTCGAGAAATGGAAGAGCGCGGGTTTTCAATCGGAGAAGTCGATTCCGTAACAGGCACTTTAATAGGACGTCCGAAATCAGCAACTTTCCGAACATTAGACGTAGTCGGTCTGGACACATTTATGCATGTCGCCAAAAACGTCTACGACCAAACAGAAGGTGAAGAACAAAAAGTATTCGAATTGCCGGCGTTTATGAAGAAAATGATCGAAAACGGCTGGCTCGGTGCGAAAACAAAACAAGGATTCTATGTGAAGAAAGATAGAGAAATTCAGGAACTTGATCCTGAAACTTTCGAATACAGTAAAGCGAAGAAATTGAAAACGCCTTCAATTGAAATGGCGAAACAACAAAAAGGCCTTGCAAATCGCGTGAAGACACTCGTCTACGCAAAAGACCGGACGGGTGAAATCCTATGGAACATCATGGCGCCGACGCTTCGCTATTCCGCGGAACTGCACGGTGAAATCGCGGATGATATCGTCGCGATTGATAACGCGATGAAATGGGGCTTTGGTTGGCAACAAGGACCATTTGAAATATGGGATGCAATCGGGGTTTCTAAATCTGCCCAAAAAATGAAAGAAGATGGTGCAGAAGTTCCTGCTTTCGTTCAACGTTTATTAGATCAAAACTATGAATCTTTCTATAAAGAAGAAGACGGCGAACTGTATTTCTTCGACGGAGAAGGTTATAAGCCAGTTCCTGTTAATGAAAAAGTGATTGACTTGAAACGTTATAAGAAAAAACACGGAGTCATTAAGAAGAATACAGGCGCTAGTTTAATAGATCTCGGCGATGGCATCGCTTTACTTGAATTTCATTCGCAATCGAATGCGATTGGATTAGATATTATGCAAATGATCAACTTCGCAGTCGATGAAGTAGAAAAGAATTATAAGGGGCTTGTGATAGGCAACCAGGGAAGAAACTTCTGTGTTGGCGCAAACCTTGGGCTTATCCTAATGGAAGCGCAAGATGACAATATTTTTGAATTGGATTTTGTAGTCCGAACGTTTCAAAATGCGATGATGAAAATCAAATATTCGACGAAGCCGGTCGTCGCAGCACCATTTGGGATGACGCTTGGCGGAGGCGCGGAAGTTTGTCTTCCGGCTGCACATATTCAAGCGACGACTGAAACGTATATGGGGCTAGTTGAACCAGGCGTAGGTCTGATTCCTGGTGGTGGTGGAAACGTCGGTTTGTATTCAAAACACCTAAAAGGATTGCCAAACGGCGTTGAAGTAGACTATCAAAACATTGCCAATAAAGTATTTGAAACGATTGCGATGGCTAAAGTTTCAACTTCTGCAGATGAAGCACGGGATAACAATTTCTTGAACTTCGCGGATGGAATTAGTGTCAATGCAGACCATCAATTACACGATGCGAAACAAGTCGCGCTTTCATTATTTGAAAACGGATACAAAGCACCGAAACGTGAAAAAATTCCTGTAACAGGCGAGTCAGGTTATGCGACATTACTTCTCGGCGCTGAGGCGATGTTCTTGTCGGGATACATTAGCGAACATGATCTGAAAATCGCGAAGAAACTAGCGTTCGTTCTAGCGGGCGGCAAAGTGCCATTTGGAACGCTTGTGGATGAGCAATATTTGCTTGACCTTGAACGTGAAGCTTTCTTAAGTCTTGTAGCTGAACCAAAATCACAGCAGCGTATGCAACATATGCTGATTAAAGGAAAACCACTACGCAATTAA
- a CDS encoding toprim domain-containing protein: protein MQFEKVLIVEGKSDRIRVSRVLAEPVEIICTHGTISPYHLEELLDPYEQHEMYVFLDADEDGEKTRALFKRAYPLAIHLYTEKVYKEVETTPYNVLATVLQAAHFEVHAEFLL, encoded by the coding sequence ATGCAATTTGAAAAAGTGCTTATTGTAGAAGGTAAATCAGATCGAATAAGAGTTAGCCGAGTACTCGCTGAACCTGTTGAAATAATATGTACGCATGGTACGATAAGTCCGTACCATTTAGAAGAATTGTTGGATCCTTACGAACAACATGAGATGTATGTTTTCTTGGATGCGGATGAAGATGGTGAAAAAACTCGGGCACTTTTCAAAAGAGCGTATCCGTTGGCAATTCATCTTTACACAGAAAAAGTATATAAAGAAGTCGAAACAACACCCTATAACGTATTGGCGACAGTTCTTCAGGCAGCCCATTTTGAAGTTCACGCTGAATTTTTATTATAA